Part of the Salinimonas lutimaris genome, TCAGACACCGAAGAAGCCACGCATGAGATTGTGCTGGAAAATAAAACCGGAGATATCTGGCACGGGCATATCGACGGACTCGGCCATCATCAGCATTATGCGTATCGGGTAGACCGGGGCGGTGAGCAATTATTGATGGCTCCCACCGATAAAGTGCTGATTGACCCGTATGCTAAAAAGCTAAACCGGCCGATTCACTGGAATGCCCGCCAGTATCTTAATGATTCTCACTTTATGGTGCCCAAATGTCTGGTGGTGGATGAACGCCGTTATGCGGCCAATCGGCCGGATAAACCGCATCTGGCGCCCGAGCAGCGCATTGTTTACGAAGCGCATATCAAAGGACTGACCAAACTGCACCCGGATGTACCTGAAGCAGATCGCGGGCGCTATCTGGGGGCGGCGCATCCATCGGTAATTGCGCACCTTAAACAGCTTGGCATAACCTGTGTGCAGTTTATGCCCATGGCCAGTTTTATGCCGGAACCCTATATCACGGAAAAAGGCATGACTAATTACTGGGGCTATAACCCAGTTAATTTTTTCGCGCCGGAACCCCGCTATGCCAGTCACGATGCGCTGGCCGAGATAACCACCATGGTTGACCGGTATCATGAGGCGGGTATTGAAGTGATTGTGGATGTGGTGATCAACCATACCGCGGAAGGCGGTAAGGGCGGCCCGATTCTGTCATTTAAAGGATTCAGCCCGTATCAGTCTTATCTGTATGAGCAGGATGAGAAGGGCAGGCTGGTGTTCAGTAATCACTCTGGCTGTGGCAATACGGTCAATACCGCCCATCCGCAAATGATGCAGCTGATTCTGGATGCCATGCGTTTTTGGGTTGATGTTATCGGAGTCGACGGGTTTCGCTTTGATCTGGCGGTGAGTCTGGGTCGTGAGCCGCAGCACTTTAATCCGCAGTCAGGTTTGCTGCGCGCTATCAGGCAAGACCCGGTGCTGTCCCGTGCCGTGCTGATTGCTGAGCCCTGGGATATTGGGCCGGACGGGTATCAGCTGGGGCGGTTTGGCCATGACTGGCTGGAAGTCAACGATAAGTTTCGCGATACCGTGCGCGCTTTCTGGCGCGGTGACGAAGGCACGACGGCTGATTTTGCCACGCGCTTACTGGGCTCACGTGATGTGTTTCCCAAAGGCTTCCGGCACGTGAATACCTCGGTGAACAATGTCACCTACCATGACGGCTTTACCCTGCATGATCTGGTCAGTTACGAGCAGCGGCATAACCAGGCCAACGGGGAAGATAACCGGGACGGGCACGGCCATAACCTGTCGGCTAACTATGGTCACGAAGGCGCCACCACCGACCCGGCTATCCTGGGACTGCGTGAGCAGCAAAAACGTAATTTATTTGCCACCCTGATTTTAAGTCAGGGGACGCCTCATGTATTGGGCGGCGATGAGCTGAGCAAAACCCAGCAGGGTAACAATAATGCCTATTGTCAGGACAATGAGCTGAACTGGTATCACTGGGACATGAATAAGCGCAAGCAGGACTTTCTTGATTATTGTGCTCATGTGATTGAGTTGCGACAGCAAAGCCCGCTGTTATCCCGGCTGATGCTGGAAGACGATAACTGGCAGCAGGCGGTGAATGTCAGGGCGGTTCGCTGGTATCTGCCAGATGGCAGCCTGAAGGATACCGATGACTGGCATGCCGGCAATAAAGCGTTTGGTGTCGAAATTGAAGGATTACCGGTGCAGGACAGCCCGGCCGAAACCTGGTTTTTCTGTATTAACGCCGATATTACGGATGTGCGCTTTAATTTACCGAGCAAAGCTGCCAGAAGTGGCTGGAAACTAAAGCTGGACAGCCGTTATCCGTCAATAAAGGATCAGCCGGGCATGTGTGTTCAGCGGGTATTTTCTCAGGCCGCCAGAACATTTGCTGTATTTAAATACAGTCGGTTGTCGGTTTAGTCAGCAGTCTGCCCGGAATTAGTCATCTTTCGGGCAGATGACACACTTTTCATGTTGCAATCATGACATCTGCCCATACGTCTTTTCCTATCAATAAATTTTCTGACTGAAAATCATCTTACGGCTAGTCTGTATCTCTTCAGCTTTATCGATTAAGTTGATTTTTTCTTATTTTTCAGTCCCTGATTAGTGTTCAAAAGCGCAACGGATGGTAATATTCGCAGCCATCTGCAACTTAAGGTGTAAACCATGCAAAAAGAAGATGGAAAGCAAGAACCCCAGAAGAATTGCGATATCGGCTTTATCGGTCTGGGTGTAATGGGAGCCAATCTGACTCTCAATTTGGCTGACAACGGCTACCGGGTAGCCTGTTTTGACCTTGACCAGTCTAAAGTTGACGCGATTCTGGCAAAAGAGGAAGCTGAACGGCCAGAAGGCTCAGGTCCTCGGGTTGAAGGCTGTAGTTCGTATACAGAGTTACTCAGCAAGCTCAAAGCCCCCCATCTTATTATTCTTTCTGTGCCTGCTGGCGAGCCGGTGGACCATGTATGTAACCATCTGATTGACGCCGGTGTGCGCGCAGATGATATTGTTATCGATACCGGTAACAGTTTGTGGACAGACTCGGTTAAACGCGAAGAGCAGTACAAAAGTAAATTTATCTTCTTTACCACTGCGGTATCCGGTGGCGAAGTCGGCGCCCGTTTCGGACCGTCTCTAATGCCTTCTGGCAACCCGTATGCCTGGACCCGCATAGAACCTGTGCTAAAAGCCATTTCTGCCAAGGTTGACCCACAAACCGGCAAGCCGATTGAGTCGCGTACCCCCGGCAAACCGGTTACCGAAGGTGAGCCGTGTGCCACCTATATCGGCACCATGGGCGCAGGCCACTATGTGAAAATGGTGCACAATGGCATTGAATACGCAGACATGCAGCTAATTTGTGAAGCGTACCAGATTATGCGTACGTCTTTTCATATGGCGCCGGCTGAGATTGCTGAAGTGTTCCGTCGCTGGAACGACGGTAAGCTGAACAGCTACCTGATGGAAATCAGTGCCGAGGTGCTTGAGCAACTCGACCCTGAAACCGGCGAGCCGCTGGTGGATGTCATTCTGGATCAGGCCGGACAAAAAGGCACCGGACTGTGGACTGCCGTAAGTGCTCTGCAGGTTGGCAGCCCGGCGCAGACGATTACCTCGGCGGTTTTTGCCCGTAGTATTTCGGGCCTGAAAAAAGAACGGGTAAAAGCCAGCAAGGTATTACAGGGGCCGCAAGCCGCAGTCTTGTCTGAGGAAGACAAAATGGCCGCGGTGAATAAACTGGAGCAGGCCCTGTACTGTTCTAAGATTTGTGCCTATGCACAAGGCTTCCAGTTGATGGCGACAGCCGCAAAAGAACACGACTGGGAACTGGATTTTGGTGAAATTGCAAAAATCTGGCGGGCCGGTTGTATCATTCGGGCGGTATTCCTGCAGTCTATTGCGCAGGCATACGAGAATGACGAGGACCTGGATAATCTGCTGCTGGATCCGTTCTTTGCCGATCAGATCACCGAGATGCAGGGAGACTGGCGTGAATCCATTGCCCAGGCGACACTGGCCGGAGTACCTTGCCCGGGTATGATGTCAGCACTGAGCTATTATGACTCTTACCGGTCTGCGGTACTACCGGCCAATTTGTTGCAAGGCCAGCGTGATTACTTTGGCGCGCACACTTATCAGCGTATTGATAAGCCGGCCAGCAAGAAATATCACCTTGACTGGAGCGATCCGGCGCGCCCGCAAATTAACATCAAAAAATAACCGTTTACAGCGGTAAGGAGCAGGTATGAGTGACAAGTACAAAAGCACATTGTCCCCGGAAGCGTACCGGGTTACCCGGGAAGCCGGTACCGAGCGACCTTTTACCGGGGCGTTGTTGAATGAAACCCGAAGTGGCGATTACGTCTGTAAATGCTGTGGTGCGCATCTGTTTGATGCCGCCACCAAGTTTGATGCAGGATGCGGCTGGCCATCATTTTTTGACCAGGCCAATGAGAAAAACGTTGGGTTTCGGGATGACACCAGTCTCGGTATGATTCGTACAGAAATTTTCTGTAAGCAGTGTCAGGCCCACCTCGGGCATGTGTTTCCTGATGGCCCGGCACCCACCGGCCAGCGTTACTGTGTTAATTCACTCTCAATGGATTTTACATCAGACAAAGGCGACAAAGTAGAAGGTTAGAATACGCAAGGGCCTTCACTTCTGGTTAAAAAACAAACGCTGCAAAAATAAAATAAGCGCCCGGATTACCCGCGGCGCTTTTTTTTTATTAATTGCAGACTTTTTTCATACTTTTTGATGAAAATAAGTTACATAATCAGACTATGGTCAGACCTCATCAAGCCGTAACTGACCGGCATCAAATTCCCCGTCACCCAGGGCGTCTATGACGGCATCGGCTTTATCTTCCAGTTTACCAGCGGCAATCGCATGACCCTTCGCCATGGCTTTATACTGGTTTATATTAATCTTACCATCGTAGTGATGGGCTACCAGCGCCCACAGGTAGGCCTGCCCGTATTGCTGTTCGTCTATGGCCAGTGTAGTCAGGGTAATAAACACTTCTTTATCAATGTCATCATCTGAGGAATAGAGCGACAAGGCTTTATATAAAGTCTCACGGGTTTGCTGTGTACTGTGCTTTGCTTGTATCGCAGCCAGCGCGATAAGCAGGGCAGGGTCATGATCCAGAGCACCAGCTTTGGCAAATGCCAAAAAGCGCTGTAATGCAGCGTCGTCGTTAAATCGTGACCAGTGGTAATAGCTCAGGTACGGGTCGTTGTCGTTGCGGGTCCGCCATTTAAGCTTTTTCAGCCGGTCCTGGGCTGTCAATACGCCCTGCATTCGTCCGGCCTCTTTTTCGCGGTGCTTGATATGCCGGATTTGCGCGGCTTTGACAATACAGGCCTGGTAGTGCTCCAGGAGCAGCAGGCGCTCATATTTCTGACGCCCGGTGGTGATGCCGTTCTGGTGTGTAAAACGGTGACGGATAAGGTCGGCTTTTTCAGCCCGGCACCAGGCATCCGGATTTAAATCAGAGCACATCGCCGGGTGTTCTTCACAGATACTGGCAATACTGGGCTTAAATAACTCCCCGCAGCCGCTTGTCCCTATCAGGGCGAGCAGGCCAAGTGCGATATGTCTAAATGTGGAAAATTTACAAAACATTGACAGCTTTTGGCCGTCAACGACTAACTTTCTGTAATTAATCGACAATTTGGTCATCCTTGTGGAACTGATTAAAATACTTTCGTCCATGACAGACAAGCTAACTCACTCATCTTAAGTGTACCCTACATAATATGTCAGTCAGGACGCTTTTCGTAAAATTTTAGTCGATGAAGGCAAAGGCATGAATCAACAGTTTGAACAGGAATTGCAAAACAGCTGGCAGGAGCGTCAGGAATACGCGGAAATGATGTTACCTCTGATCGGGCGACTGTATCGACAGTTCGCCGTAGAGATTTCCGTATATGGCCGTCCTTTACTGAATGCCAGTGCCATTGACGTGATCAAGGCGCATCGTAAAGTTCGCCTGCACGAAGGCATTAAGCTCCGCTTGCGTGAAAGCTGGCCGATTCTTGAAGCGCTGAGTAAATATCAGATGGCACCGGCCCAGATTGATATTGGTAAGCTGGCATTTGATTTTCATTATGGCTCTGCGGTCGACAAAACCGATCTGGATGCCTATCTCAGACAGCAGCTAGACGCTGTGATTGACCAGAAAGATGCGCAGCAGCCCCGGGATGTGGTGCTGTATGGTTTTGGCCGTATAGGCCGGCTGATGGCCCGTTTGCTGATTGAACGCCAGGGCATGAATAACAAGCTACGATTGCGCGCCATTGTGGTGCGTGGGGGGCGTGACGGCGATCTGGAGAAACGCGCCAGCCTGCTACGTCGTGACTCGGTGCACGGCCCGTTTAACGGCAGCATTACGGTGGACCACGAGCGTCAGGCGCTAAAAGCCAATGGGGCGTTTATTCAGGTGATTTATGCCAATAGTCCCGATGAGGTCGACTATACCCAGTATGGTATTAACGATGCGCTGGTGGTGGATAATACGGGTATCTGGCGTGACGAGGAAGGGCTGGGGCTGCATTTAAAAGCTAAAGGCACACAAAAGGTGATTCTGACCGCGCCGGGCAAAGGCAATATTAAAAATATTGTACATGGCGTGAACAGCGACCAGGTCACTGCGCAGGACACTATTTTGTCGGCAGCCAGCTGTACCACCAACGCCATTACGCCGGTGCTAAAAGCGCTGGACGAAGAGTATGGTATTACCAATGGGCATGTGGAAACTGTTCACTCATATACCAATGACCAGAACCTGATTGATAACTATCATAAAGGGGATCGTCGTGGCCGCAGTGCGCCGCTTAACATGGTGATTACCGAAACCGGCGCAGCCAAAGCGGTAGCCAAAGCCTACCCGAAACTGGGCGGTAAACTGACCGGTAATGCGATTCGGGTACCGACACCCAATGTGTCGCTGGCCATTTTAAACCTGAATCTTGAAAAGCCGGTGGACCGTTTACAGATGAACGAGTTTTTGCGTGATACGGCGCTGTTTTCTGATTTGCAGCATCAGATTGATTACACAGCCAGTAAAGAAATTGTGTCTACCGACCTGGTTGGCAGCCGTGCCGCCGCAGTGATTGACTCGCAGGCTACCATTGTTTCTGACAACCGCGCTACCTTATATGTCTGGTATGACAATGAGTTTGGCTATAGCTGTCAGGTCATGCGTGTGCTGCGTGACATGGCTGGTCTGGCCTTTCCCACATTACCAGCGCGCTAGGCAGTTAAGGGTAAATAACACAACAGCATTGTAGATTCAGTGCTGTTTTTTATGTACCTTTGAAAAAGCGCGAAACGGTTTTACGCGCACTGTGCTCAAGGGATGATAATAACATGCATACAAGAAAATCTCGGCCCTGGTACCGGCGTTCATTAGTGCGCTGGATTCGTGATATTACCGTCATCTGTCTGGTCATTTACGGCATCAGTCAGTGGCAAATGCGTGGCATGCTGTCGACCGACGGTGATGCTGCTCCCTCCATTACGCTGGTCAAAACCCTTAATGGCGAACCATACCGTATTTCCTCTCAGCCCGGTAAACGTACCCTGATTTACTTTTTTGCCCCCTGGTGTGAAGTGTGCCGGCTGAGCATGAAAAATGTAGATGTGGTGGATACCAAACGCTTTCAGGTATTCAGGATTGCCCTGGATTATGACAGTGTTGGTCAGGTTAATGAGTTTTTAAGCGACATTGGCGTGGATAAGCCGGTGTATCTGGGCAACGAGCAGCTTAAGTCAAATTATCAGGTGCAGGGCTACCCGTCTTATTATCTGCTGGATGAACAATTCAACATGATTGACCGGGCGCTGGGATATTCCTCATCGGCCGGACTGCGGGTACGTACCTGGCTGGCAACACCGGGACCGGATGTACCTGAGTCAAAAACATCTTCTGCTCAAATCGGCGAAGAACAAACAGAATAAACATCTTTTCGATGGTTTTTCAAACAATTGTCAGTCTTTGTTAACAATATCGCAGATGATTCATGCTTGTCAGTCCAGCAAGTTGGGTCAAGGCATGGTATTAAATAAACACAGTATGCTAAATTAGCCCGCAAACTCATACGAGGAAACGACAGTTATGCATATTTCCAGTCACTTTGACAGTGGGAACATCCGTGTTATCAACGCCGAAACCCCCGACAACATTGTCCTGGGTATCAATAAAGACAATGGTTCTGACTTTTATCAGTGGTTTCATTTTCGTCTGGCAACCGACCCGTTTGAATCACACAACATTACCATTACCGAGCTGGCTAAATCAGCTTACCCTGATGGCTGGCAGGACTACAATGTACTGGCATCGTATGACCGACAGGAATGGTTCCGGGTAGAGAGTCAATTTGACGGTGACAATCTGTCTTTTGAATTTACGCCAGAGCATCCGTCGGTCTATTTTGCTTACTTTATTCCTTACAGCTACGAACGTCATCTGGACCTGATTAGTGATGCGCAAATGTATCTGGATTGTCAGCACTACTTACTGGGCCAGACCCTGGATGGCCGGGACATGTCGATGCTGGTGGTGGGCGAACCTGCACCTGAAAAGAAAAAAATCTGGGTGACTGCACGCCAGCATCCGGGGGAAACCATGGCACAGTGGTGTGCAGAAGGCCTGTTGTATCGCCTGTTAGATGAAGATGACGGACTGGCCAGAAGCCTGCTTAATGATGCTGTATTTTATATCATTCCCAATATGAACCCCGACGGTGCCGCCCGTGGTCACTTACGTACCAACGCTGTAGGCACTAATCTGAACCGTGAATGGGCGCAGCCAACCGCTGAGAAAAGCCCTGAAGTGTTGTATGTACTTAACGCTATGGATGAGATTGGTGTGGATATGTATCTTGATCTGCATGGCGATGAAGCACTGCCATATAACTTTGTGGCAGGTAGCGAAGGGATTCCGGCTTATGACGAACGTCTTAAACATCTGGAAGAGACTTTCAAGCAGGCTCTGCTGACCGCTACACCCGAGTTTCAGGATGAATTCGGTTATCCAAAAGATAAGCCGGGTGAAGCCAACCTGACCGTGGCATCCAATGCCGTAGGCCAGCGATTTGAATGCCTGGCTTATACCTTTGAAATGCCGTTTAAAGATAATGCTGATTTACCAGACACAGCCTTTGGCTGGTCTGTCCCACGCTGCCGCCAGCTGGGTGAAGATCTGCTGGTCGCCATTCGCGCGGTTGCACCACAGTTAAGATAATAAGAAAACGCGCACAACAATAACAACACAACAAGTATTGAAGGGGTCCCGAATTGGAAGGGTTATATAATTTTCTGGTGTCATTGGATGGCATGCTTGGCAGTGCCGGATGGTTTCCGTTCGCACTGCTGGGTGTGGGTTTGTTTTTTACGATTTATCTGGGGTTTCCCCAGATTCGTTATTTCTCTCATGCCTGGAAAGTGGTCTTTGGTAAGTTTGACAAAGATGATGAGCCAGGCGATACCACCCACTTTCGCGCGTTGACCACAGCCCTGTCAGGCACTGTGGGAACGGGTAATATCAGTGGTGTGGCCTTTGCGTTGTATCTGGGTGGTCCGGCAGCACTGTTCTGGATGTGGGCCACTGCGTTTTTTGGTATGACAACCAAATTTGTAGAGGTGACGCTCTCACACAAATACCGGGTCCAGACCGAAGACGGGACAATGGCCGGTGGCCCTATGTATTATATGGACCGCCGCCTGAATATGAAGTGGCTGGCGGTGGCTTTTGCGGTGGCTACCGTTATCAGTTCTTTTGGTACCGGTAACCTGCCGCAAAGTAATGGTATTGCGCAAAGTATCGAAGCGACTTTTGGCTTTGAACCGGTTTATGTAGGTAGTGTACTGGGTATTTTCCTGGCCATGGTCATTCTGGGTGGTATTCAGCGAATTGCGGCGTTTACCGCGCGGATTGTGCCCATTATGGCAGCGGTGTACCTGATAGGTGCGCTGGCGGTTATCTTTGCCAATCTGGAGAACATCGGTCCGTCGTTTGCCTCCATTTTTTCTGATGCTTTCTCCGGCTCGGCCGCAGCGGGTGGCTTCTTGGGTGCCTCGCTGGCGTATGCGTTTAATAAAGGGGTTAACCGAGGTCTGTTTTCTAACGAAGCCGGCCAGGGTTCTGCGCCTATTGCTCACGCTGCTGCAAAAACCAAAGAGCCCGCTTCAGAAGGCATGGTGTCGCTGCTTGAACCGTTCATTGACACCATTTTGATTTGTACTGTGACCGGTCTGGTGATCTTATCTTCCGGTGTGTGGAAAGAAAAACACGAAAATCATTTCGACCGTTCAGATATGTATTTTGTGCAGGGCGAGTACGATGACAACAAACAGGAAGATATTAAGAAGCTGTATAATTATCTTAATGATATCGATGGTCATGTGATTGAACCGTTCAGCGGTACGATTAATGTGGTGAACGGTACGGCAACCACGGGTGGCTTTACCCTTATCAACGCCCGTTCAGTGGCCGAAGATGTGGTATATTCAATCAACGATGAAGACCCGTACACCGGTACCCTGAAAATTGAAAATGGTAAACCGCTTAAGCAAAACCTGGAAGTGCATGGTAAATCACTGGTACATTCTGCCGCCCTGACCACCATCGCCTTTACCCGTGGCTTTTTTGGGAACTGGGGCCAGTATATTGTTTCGGTGGGTCTGATGATGTTTGCTTTTTCCACCGCCATTGCGTGGTCTTATTATGGAGACCGCGCCATGACTTATCTGGCCGGGCCTCGCTCAGTGATGCCATATCGCGTATTATACGTGGCCGGTTTTGTGTGGGCATCGTTTTCAGACACCACTCTGGTGTGGGCATTGTCTGCTGTTGCCATTGTAATTATGACTCTGCCTAATCTGTTTGGTATATTAATGCTCAGTAAGGAAATGAAGCAGACGGTGAATAATTACTGGAGTAAATTTAACAGTAAATAAGTAGCCTGCTAAAATGCGTGTCTGCGTAAACAGGATGTGGGTTTACGCGGCACGCTTTTTTGTATGTGGTAGTAAAGTAAAATGCACCAGGTACATCTCTTTTTTAATTTTACGTGGAGACGTTATGGCGCTGATAGATTGCCCGTCTTGTAACAAAAAGATTTCAGATAAAACAACCAGCTGCCAGCATTGCGGCTTTGCGATGAGTGAAGCTTCATCAGAAGATGTGCTGCGTAAACAGCAGTTAAATAAGTTTAAAAAACGGCATAGTATTCAAAACCAGTCCATGCTGGCCATGCTGTTATTTGTAGCCGGTTTCGGTTTTATGTACTGGGGCGGTGCCGGTAAGGGTGATCTGCAATATAACCTGGCGATGTTGGCGACCCTGGTAGGTTTCATCTGGTACATCGTTAACCGGGTACGGTTACTGATCCTCAAACGGTTCTCATCATGAATATAGACGCCCTTCTTGACGCCATGACCCCTGAAGTCTACGAGCGGTTACGCCAGTCGGTAGAGACTGGTAAGTGGCTGGACGGGACACCACTGAGCCCGGAGCAACAGGAAAGCTGTATGCAGGCTGTATTGCTGTATCAGGCAAAGATCGAAAAATCGACAGAGCATATGACAGTGAATGCAAAAGGCGAAATCGTGCATAAAAGTAAGCGCGAATTTCAGCAGGCACTGAAAGAAAATTCACCGTACGAAGAAGAGATAGCGCGGTTTAAGCAGGATGATATTTAAACGTTTTTTTGCTCCATCACATACCAGCAAGGATCCGCAAACGCGGATCGCTGCTATTGCCAAATTGTCGGCTGACAAAGCGCAGGACAAAGCTGTACTGCATGAGCTGGCCTTTAATGACAGCAGCGCCGAGGTGACTCTGGCAGCGCTGCAAAAACTCAATTCTTTTGCGCTGTGGCAAAAAGCGGCGCAAACCAGCGGACATGAAAAAGTTCGTCGCAATGCCTCACGGCAAATTGAACAGGCGGTACTTAATCCCGAGGATAAACGTTTGTCAGTGCGCGAAAGACAGGATTACCTGAGCGAGTCGGCCAACACGGAGCTGGTTAGAGCAGCGCTGATGCAGCCGGATGTGAATCTGGATACGCTGTTAACCGTGACGCTGCTGGATAAACTGAACCGTGAAGAGTTTATGCTGGAGTTTTATGCCCGTATTGCCAGTCAGGAAGTGCGTCAGCAACTGATTGACCGTGAGCAAAGTCCGGCCTTGCTGGATAAGCTGCGTAAACGCGAAAGCGATGACACCCTCGTGGGGCGTATTGACGATAAAGTGCAGGCGCTGGCCGATGCCGCTACCCGTCCGGCGGCAGTGAGTAAAGCCCTGACTCTGGTACTGGCAAAAATTAAAGCGTTGCTGGATAAAGCCGATTATGCCGATGTAAATCAGCGCTTTAGCGCCCTGCAGCAGGATTATCAAGAACTTGAGCCGGATTTTGTCTGGCTGGAAGACGAGGCAGTCGAGCAGGCCAGACAAAAGTACGCTACGTTAACCGGTCAGGTGGAGCGACATCTGGCCCGGTTAAAGCCTCAGTGGGAAGCCCGACAGCGTGAACAACAGGTCAGCCAGACCCGCCGTGAAGCGAACGTGGCGCAACAGATTGCCCAGAAAACGGTCAGTGCACTGTATGCCCATGATCTGGTCCAGGTGAACGCTGATCAACTGGCACAGGCAAATAAAACCCTTGAGGATTTTGATGAAGCCATTACTGAACTTAAGAAGCTGACGGCATCTGATCTGACGGATATTCCTCGTGAAGTGAGTGCCTCACAAAAGGCACTGGCCGGATTACAGGAAAAGATTGCCGGCTTTTCAGCCCAGCAGCAGCTCATTATTTCACTAAAGGCGCTGGTTGAAGAAGCAGAGCAAAGTGGACAAAGCGAAGAGGGGGCTGATGTCGCCGGATTAACCGCGCAGTATAAGGCCATCGAAGACAAGCTGTTTGTTATGCCACAGGCGCTCAAAGCACGCTGGCAGGAATTTCTTACACAAGCCCGTCAGGCTCGTCAGAGTAAAGTTAGCGCGGATGATAAAGCCCTTAAAGACTGCCGACGTCAAATCAATATTATTGAGAATATGATCAGTCAGGGCAAATTTCGTGGTGCTATGTCGCGTTTTTCTCAGTTGCAAAATACCTATGCGTCGCTGGATGACAGCCAGCAGCGCCAGGTAAAACGTAAATTTGACAACACATTGCATACCATTGAACGGCTGGAAGGCTGGCAAAGCTACCTGGCTGCGCCGCGCAAACCTGAATTGCTGGAACAGGCCAGAACACTGGCCCAGACAGCACCGGATAATATTAGTCAGCGGGCTGATAGTATTAAGGATTTGCGTCAGCAGTGGCAAACGCTGACGGCACCGTCAGACGACAGCGCCATGAACCAGGCCTTTGATGAGGCGCTGGAAGCTGCGTTCGCGCCGTGCCGGGCATTTTATGCCCAGCAGGAACAGCGCCGGGAGCAAACCCGTCAGTTACGTATGTCGCTGATTGAGCAGGCGGCCGGACTTGAGCTTAGCGATAGTCCGGACGTACTGGTACGCAAGGTGGAAGCGCTGAAAAATCAGTGGCGCGATGCCGGTAATCTGGAAAAAAGCGAATACGAGTCGCTTAAAACCCAGTGGGAAGCGGCGCTGGTGCCAGCCAGAGAGGTAATCAGTGACT contains:
- a CDS encoding M14 family metallopeptidase, whose translation is MHISSHFDSGNIRVINAETPDNIVLGINKDNGSDFYQWFHFRLATDPFESHNITITELAKSAYPDGWQDYNVLASYDRQEWFRVESQFDGDNLSFEFTPEHPSVYFAYFIPYSYERHLDLISDAQMYLDCQHYLLGQTLDGRDMSMLVVGEPAPEKKKIWVTARQHPGETMAQWCAEGLLYRLLDEDDGLARSLLNDAVFYIIPNMNPDGAARGHLRTNAVGTNLNREWAQPTAEKSPEVLYVLNAMDEIGVDMYLDLHGDEALPYNFVAGSEGIPAYDERLKHLEETFKQALLTATPEFQDEFGYPKDKPGEANLTVASNAVGQRFECLAYTFEMPFKDNADLPDTAFGWSVPRCRQLGEDLLVAIRAVAPQLR
- a CDS encoding alanine/glycine:cation symporter family protein — protein: MEGLYNFLVSLDGMLGSAGWFPFALLGVGLFFTIYLGFPQIRYFSHAWKVVFGKFDKDDEPGDTTHFRALTTALSGTVGTGNISGVAFALYLGGPAALFWMWATAFFGMTTKFVEVTLSHKYRVQTEDGTMAGGPMYYMDRRLNMKWLAVAFAVATVISSFGTGNLPQSNGIAQSIEATFGFEPVYVGSVLGIFLAMVILGGIQRIAAFTARIVPIMAAVYLIGALAVIFANLENIGPSFASIFSDAFSGSAAAGGFLGASLAYAFNKGVNRGLFSNEAGQGSAPIAHAAAKTKEPASEGMVSLLEPFIDTILICTVTGLVILSSGVWKEKHENHFDRSDMYFVQGEYDDNKQEDIKKLYNYLNDIDGHVIEPFSGTINVVNGTATTGGFTLINARSVAEDVVYSINDEDPYTGTLKIENGKPLKQNLEVHGKSLVHSAALTTIAFTRGFFGNWGQYIVSVGLMMFAFSTAIAWSYYGDRAMTYLAGPRSVMPYRVLYVAGFVWASFSDTTLVWALSAVAIVIMTLPNLFGILMLSKEMKQTVNNYWSKFNSK
- a CDS encoding zinc ribbon domain-containing protein gives rise to the protein MALIDCPSCNKKISDKTTSCQHCGFAMSEASSEDVLRKQQLNKFKKRHSIQNQSMLAMLLFVAGFGFMYWGGAGKGDLQYNLAMLATLVGFIWYIVNRVRLLILKRFSS
- a CDS encoding YeaC family protein, with amino-acid sequence MNIDALLDAMTPEVYERLRQSVETGKWLDGTPLSPEQQESCMQAVLLYQAKIEKSTEHMTVNAKGEIVHKSKREFQQALKENSPYEEEIARFKQDDI
- a CDS encoding DUF349 domain-containing protein, with the translated sequence MIFKRFFAPSHTSKDPQTRIAAIAKLSADKAQDKAVLHELAFNDSSAEVTLAALQKLNSFALWQKAAQTSGHEKVRRNASRQIEQAVLNPEDKRLSVRERQDYLSESANTELVRAALMQPDVNLDTLLTVTLLDKLNREEFMLEFYARIASQEVRQQLIDREQSPALLDKLRKRESDDTLVGRIDDKVQALADAATRPAAVSKALTLVLAKIKALLDKADYADVNQRFSALQQDYQELEPDFVWLEDEAVEQARQKYATLTGQVERHLARLKPQWEARQREQQVSQTRREANVAQQIAQKTVSALYAHDLVQVNADQLAQANKTLEDFDEAITELKKLTASDLTDIPREVSASQKALAGLQEKIAGFSAQQQLIISLKALVEEAEQSGQSEEGADVAGLTAQYKAIEDKLFVMPQALKARWQEFLTQARQARQSKVSADDKALKDCRRQINIIENMISQGKFRGAMSRFSQLQNTYASLDDSQQRQVKRKFDNTLHTIERLEGWQSYLAAPRKPELLEQARTLAQTAPDNISQRADSIKDLRQQWQTLTAPSDDSAMNQAFDEALEAAFAPCRAFYAQQEQRREQTRQLRMSLIEQAAGLELSDSPDVLVRKVEALKNQWRDAGNLEKSEYESLKTQWEAALVPAREVISDWQQQNREQKQALVEQAQALADSDDKQGASSQAQALQQQWKAIGHAGRRHESKLWQAFRAANDQLFDALKANRETQLNEQSALADEVISQINTVRQTLNTADTQQIAVALESVHQQFGQLNGQAGAKARRHLQQLESDIARLHSRQRQAQQQDAYHALLMALTQWTDPQSSAQAQIDSAVWAKLKRQHQNGFKATASAERDRQWYTTKLELLADLPTPSDWQSQRQDIQLAMMMARLESGEQDSLDDVVAAWLSAGPLTAEEQELLQRFTAVINHLFPRLDDNASEEAEHESAY